The nucleotide sequence CCTCTGGTGGAGCTCCAGCGCTACCGTTAAGAACTGTCACATTACCATCTGAATCAACATCCACAATTACCGAATCGCCCTCCTTAATCTCGCGTGCAAGCATCTTTTCAGCCATGCTATCCTCCAAAAGCCTCATTATAGCTCTCCTTAATGGCCTTGCACCATAACTAGGGTTATAACCTTCTTCTACCACCCTATCCCTGAATCTCTCTGTCACCTGAAGTTCTATTTCTTTACCTTTTAACCTCTCAAATACTTCCTTCAACATTATGTCAGCTATTTCTTTGACTTCCAGTTTAGTCAACTGTCTGAACACGATCATTTCATCCAATCGGTTCAGAAATTCCGGCCGGAAATATTGTTTAAGTTCTTCCGTAACTAAACTTTTGATTCTGTTGTAACTGCTGTCTTTCTCATCGTAGTCGAGATCGAACCCTATTCTTCTTCCACCCTTTTCGATCACATTGCTTCCTACATTTGATGTCATGATTAAAAGTGTGTTCTTAAAGTCAACCGTTCGTCCTTTGCTGTCGGTCAACCGTCCGTCTTCAAGAATCTGAAGCATCATGTTGAACACATCGGGGTGAGCCTTCTCGATTTCGTCAAAAAGGACCAGGGTGTAAGGGCGTCGGCGGACCGCCTCGGTCAACTGACCGCCTTCGGTGTAGCCGACGTACCCGGGTGGTGAACCAATTAGCTTCGAGACGGTGTGCCGTTCCATGAACTCACTCATGTCGAGCCGGATCATGGCCTCTTCTGAACCGAAGTAGTAGGTGGCTAATGATTTCGCAAGCTCGGATTTCCCGACACCTGTGGGTCCGGAAAATATGAAGCTGGCTATAGGgcggttagggttcttgagacCAACACGGGCTCGGCGGATGGCTCGGCTTATGGCTTTGACTGCTTCGTCTTGACCGATGATTCGTGTGTGGAGGGTGTCCTCCATTTTGAGAAGACGGTCTGACTCATCACTGCTGACTTTCTCTACAGGTATTCCAGTCCATGTGGCGACAATATGTTGGATATCGGCTTCTGTGACAGTGGGACCCTCGTCACCCGCTTCACTCTCGGCTTTACTCATCTCCTTGTTTTTGTCAATTAGAGCTGATATTTGAGTCTTGAGATCCATTTCTCTATCTCTTAGCTCCCCCGCCTGTACAAAAAAGTCAAGTCAAAATTGGAAAAAACTGAAGCCAAACAtttaggcctgtaaatgaaccgaacgttcatgaactgttcgtaaacttgttcggcgggaagttcgtttatgtccgTTTATTTaacaaacgaacgaacatgaacacaattttttgttcacgaacgaacatgaacacacggtttatgttcgttcatttgtgttcgtttatttacatttgtttatgttgGTTCGTTTATGTTTATTTCAATTTAAATACATACGTATATATAATATAACTAATTGGTAATTGGGAtttctagtaataaaaatggGGTTTTCAGTGGAACTTATCGTAATTaatcactaatttatataaaaattacttcattacatttttctttcgtaaattatgttcgtttgtgttcatttatatTCTTCAATaatgttcatttgtgttgtttattgtttgttatattaTATTCATTTAAGTTTATTTGTTTACGTTCATTTACGTTGTTCGcgaactgttcgtttaggttttaaatgagcgaacataaacgaacacgaacatgcccattttcttaataaacgaacataaacaaaaaatgTGTTCAATTATACGTTCGTGTTCGGTCAaagttaaacgaacgaacacaaacataccTCACGTAGGTTTCATATTCGTCCAAATGATATATATTAATGAAGAAAAGAATTACCTTCTCAAAGTCCTGACCACGAACAGCTTCGTTTTTCTCTTTTGTAATCTGTCGAAGCTCTTTCTCAAGCTCTTTAGCTTCCTCAGGTAGCTAACGAAATTTATCCGAATTAATTGACGGAATATCAATTATAGATAGATGTGACGGTTTCGAACGGTTTACTTATAAATGTACCTGTGCATGGCGAAGTCTAACACGAGATCCAGCTTCATCAATCAGATCAATTGCTTTATCAGGAAGAAAACGGTCACTGCACCatataaaaaagtaaaaaaccaaTCAACCATTGAACAAAATACATGAATATGGTATAATATAGATATAAATATTACCTTATGTACTGGTGTGACAACTCAGCAGCAGCAACGACAGCATCATCAGTGTACCGAAGCTTATGATGAATTTCGTATCGTTCTCTAAGTCCCCTCAAAATTTGAATTGCTTCATCGACAGAAGGCTCGGGAACCTTAACGGGCTGGAACCGTCTCTCTAACGCTGGATCTTTTTCAATATGTTTTCGGTATTCATCAAGTGTTGTCGCCCCAATACACTGCCATGCAAGATGcatcaaataaaaatagataaaCTAAATaactttaaaataataaaaagagtaaacttccgttttgctccctgtggtttggtcactttaacggttttgctccaaacctttaaaaatagccattttactccctgatgtttcggtttttttgccagtttgctccccgcctctaactccatccaaattgtttgtttttccattttgctccccgtaGGGAGCAAACTggaaacaaaaccaaaacatcagggagtaaaatggctatttttaaaggtttggggcaaaaccgttaaagtgaccaaaccacagggagcaaaacgaaagtttactctaactttaaaataataaaaagagtaaacttccgttttgctccctgtggtttggtcactttaacagttttgctccaaacctttaaaaatagccattttactccctgatgtttcggtttttttgccagtttgctccccgcctctaactccatccaaattgtttgtttttccattttgctccccgtagggagcaaactggcaacaaaaccaaaacatcagggagtaaaatggctatttttaaaggtttggggcaaaaccgttaaagtgaccaaaccacagggagcaaaacgaaagtttactctaactttaaaataataaaaagagtaaacttccgttttgctccctgtggtttggtcactttaacggttttgctccaaacctttaaaaatagccattttactccctgatgtttcggtttttttgccagtttgctccccgcctctaactccatccaaattgtttgtttttccattttgctccattttgctccccgcagggagcaaactggcaacaaaaccaaaacatcaggtagtaaaatggctatttttaaaggtttggggcaaaaccgttaaagtgaccaaaccacaaggagcaaaacggaagtttctAATAAAAATATTATTGGTTACCTGCAATTCACCTCTGGCAAGTGCGGGTTTTAATATATTAGCAGCGTCAATAGCACCTTCTGCTGCTCCAGCTCCAATTAAAGTGTGAACCTCATCAATAAAAAGAATGATGTCATCACTTTGTTTTATTTCTTCCATTAACTTCTTTAATCTTTCTTCGAATTCCCCACGGTATTTTGTGCCAGCAACAAGAAGACCCATATCTAGGGTTATCACCTTCTTCCCCTCAATGGTTTCCGGAACATCCCTATTCGCAATTCTTTGAGCAAGACCTTCTGCAATGGCTGTCTTCCCTACACCGGGCTCCCCAATAAGGCACGGGTTATTCTTGGTTCGACGGCCCAAAATCTGGGTGACCCGTTCGATTTGTGCCTGCCTTCCAACAACCGGGTCCAGCTTACCCTGTAAACGACCCGCTTTAGAAccaatataataataaaaagtaaAATCCACCTCGAAAATATCCATACGCCAAACTATTAACTACCTCTTCAGCAAGCTTTGTTAAGTTTGTTCCGTATTCTTCCAGTGTTGGCATCTTGCTGTTAGAGGTCCCGCCTCCGACACCTGCACCCACAGCTTCCGCACTCTCACCAACCATTCGAATCACCTACTtgtaattttaataaaaaaataaggaAAACTGGAAAAAAAAAGGGATTAAACTTAAAAAGAgtaaatgccattttcgtccctgaggttcgGGCAGTTTTGCGactttagtccaaaggtttgttttttcgcattttcagatccaaaaggtttgaaatcttgtcattttcatccggctcgttaactccatccatttttctttgttaagtcgGGGGTATTTCCGTCTAACTTAAAGGGGtgatttggtctttttcactctacaaaaaaagaccgaataccccagtaaaagaccgaattgccctttaaattaacaaaaaagacagaaatacccctgacttaacggagaaaaatggatggagttaacgagccggatgaaaatggcaagatttcaaaccttttggatccagatgcggaaaaacaaacctttgaacgaaagtcgcaaaactggccaaacctcagggacgaaaatggcattttactccttAAAAAAATCAGGCTTGCCTGAGTGCGAATGTTACTAGTGTCAGCTCCCAAATTTTCCAGAACACGGGCTGCAACACCTTCACCCTCTCGAAGCAAGCCAAGTAGCAAATGCTCTGATCCAATATAGTTATGGCCTGCGTATATTTTCATAATGAAACTAAACACCTGCCGACTATAGAAATCTgcccaaaaaaattgaaaataaaataatttttacCGAGTTGGCGGGCTTCCTCTAATGATAGCTCCAAAACACGTTTAGCTCGAGGGGTAAATGGGATCTCGACAGCAACAAATCCACTACCCCTACCGataattttctcaacttccacgcGTGCGTCTTTCAAACTAATCCCCATTGACTTTAAAACCTTAGCTGCAATCCCCGTTCCCTCACCAATAAGCCCTAGTAATATTTGTTCTGTGCCAACAAAATTGTGACCTAATCGACGAGCTTCTTCTTGTGCAAGCATGATTACTTTTATAGCCTTCTCTGTAAACCGCTCAAACATAGCTTTTGGTACGATCCGTGtagccctttttgatttaaaagaTGTTGCTAAAGAAACTTTAGAATGGAAATCTAGGCCCGTTTTTGTAATATTATCTAAGGCGTTGGTCCCACGTAACCCTGAAAAGGTCCTCATTCTCGTGGGAGGTGCGTATGAATATGACATCATTTTAACTGTTCTTTTGCCCTTTCCAGTTTTATTTGTATGGAGTTTCTTTTCATTGTCAACCGAAGGGAAATAAGCGGCTTGAATTAGCGACCCAGCCATGGCTGCAGCCAAACAAAATAAAAGCTTTCTTAAGGTATCTTGAATTATGTGGTTAGAAAGAACACAAAAAGCATGCAATTGCATGTATGTTTTATGAGTGCCAAAGATCCATCCACTAAGGCTGCGAGGTATGGGGTCCGTCCCCGCTTTGTTCTGGTCCGGCGCCGTTCCACACACCCCCCCCCCTGCGGCTTCGTCGTCTCCGTCGAGTTGGAGACGATCCACAAAAGGACAAAACCCACCCCCTTTTCAATGTGTTcctttgcaaaaaaaaaaaaaattaattgccATAATtagtggggtaggatcatcctccCATTTCTAGTGTTTTGCCATGGCGGATCATCCTCTATaggactatgatgtggcgcctacgtggcggatcgtcctccaagggaggatggtcaccataccgcatagcctaatAGTCTAATATTAACATATCCAGAAACA is from Helianthus annuus cultivar XRQ/B chromosome 9, HanXRQr2.0-SUNRISE, whole genome shotgun sequence and encodes:
- the LOC110879981 gene encoding ATP-dependent Clp protease ATP-binding subunit ClpA homolog CD4B, chloroplastic isoform X1 gives rise to the protein MKTMAGSLIQAAYFPSVDNEKKLHTNKTGKGKRTVKMMSYSYAPPTRMRTFSGLRGTNALDNITKTGLDFHSKVSLATSFKSKRATRIVPKAMFERFTEKAIKVIMLAQEEARRLGHNFVGTEQILLGLIGEGTGIAAKVLKSMGISLKDARVEVEKIIGRGSGFVAVEIPFTPRAKRVLELSLEEARQLGHNYIGSEHLLLGLLREGEGVAARVLENLGADTSNIRTQVIRMVGESAEAVGAGVGGGTSNSKMPTLEEYGTNLTKLAEEGKLDPVVGRQAQIERVTQILGRRTKNNPCLIGEPGVGKTAIAEGLAQRIANRDVPETIEGKKVITLDMGLLVAGTKYRGEFEERLKKLMEEIKQSDDIILFIDEVHTLIGAGAAEGAIDAANILKPALARGELQCIGATTLDEYRKHIEKDPALERRFQPVKVPEPSVDEAIQILRGLRERYEIHHKLRYTDDAVVAAAELSHQYISDRFLPDKAIDLIDEAGSRVRLRHAQLPEEAKELEKELRQITKEKNEAVRGQDFEKAGELRDREMDLKTQISALIDKNKEMSKAESEAGDEGPTVTEADIQHIVATWTGIPVEKVSSDESDRLLKMEDTLHTRIIGQDEAVKAISRAIRRARVGLKNPNRPIASFIFSGPTGVGKSELAKSLATYYFGSEEAMIRLDMSEFMERHTVSKLIGSPPGYVGYTEGGQLTEAVRRRPYTLVLFDEIEKAHPDVFNMMLQILEDGRLTDSKGRTVDFKNTLLIMTSNVGSNVIEKGGRRIGFDLDYDEKDSSYNRIKSLVTEELKQYFRPEFLNRLDEMIVFRQLTKLEVKEIADIMLKEVFERLKGKEIELQVTERFRDRVVEEGYNPSYGARPLRRAIMRLLEDSMAEKMLAREIKEGDSVIVDVDSDGNVTVLNGSAGAPPEVLPEPIAV
- the LOC110879981 gene encoding ATP-dependent Clp protease ATP-binding subunit ClpA homolog CD4B, chloroplastic isoform X2, whose product is MAGSLIQAAYFPSVDNEKKLHTNKTGKGKRTVKMMSYSYAPPTRMRTFSGLRGTNALDNITKTGLDFHSKVSLATSFKSKRATRIVPKAMFERFTEKAIKVIMLAQEEARRLGHNFVGTEQILLGLIGEGTGIAAKVLKSMGISLKDARVEVEKIIGRGSGFVAVEIPFTPRAKRVLELSLEEARQLGHNYIGSEHLLLGLLREGEGVAARVLENLGADTSNIRTQVIRMVGESAEAVGAGVGGGTSNSKMPTLEEYGTNLTKLAEEGKLDPVVGRQAQIERVTQILGRRTKNNPCLIGEPGVGKTAIAEGLAQRIANRDVPETIEGKKVITLDMGLLVAGTKYRGEFEERLKKLMEEIKQSDDIILFIDEVHTLIGAGAAEGAIDAANILKPALARGELQCIGATTLDEYRKHIEKDPALERRFQPVKVPEPSVDEAIQILRGLRERYEIHHKLRYTDDAVVAAAELSHQYISDRFLPDKAIDLIDEAGSRVRLRHAQLPEEAKELEKELRQITKEKNEAVRGQDFEKAGELRDREMDLKTQISALIDKNKEMSKAESEAGDEGPTVTEADIQHIVATWTGIPVEKVSSDESDRLLKMEDTLHTRIIGQDEAVKAISRAIRRARVGLKNPNRPIASFIFSGPTGVGKSELAKSLATYYFGSEEAMIRLDMSEFMERHTVSKLIGSPPGYVGYTEGGQLTEAVRRRPYTLVLFDEIEKAHPDVFNMMLQILEDGRLTDSKGRTVDFKNTLLIMTSNVGSNVIEKGGRRIGFDLDYDEKDSSYNRIKSLVTEELKQYFRPEFLNRLDEMIVFRQLTKLEVKEIADIMLKEVFERLKGKEIELQVTERFRDRVVEEGYNPSYGARPLRRAIMRLLEDSMAEKMLAREIKEGDSVIVDVDSDGNVTVLNGSAGAPPEVLPEPIAV